In Oreochromis aureus strain Israel breed Guangdong linkage group 20, ZZ_aureus, whole genome shotgun sequence, the following are encoded in one genomic region:
- the LOC116335444 gene encoding uncharacterized protein LOC116335444 isoform X1, which translates to MAARADAVLLLLLSGSVLLGHSAGPGHSFSSSAPDSERGRMELRRVRTLAAQSRYGECWARALEYLDASCRDLTSESQSLIALRFTHCHLSSSGRDFPACPEGSEVSRCTAGMDTVAFNSYTEFFTHTHSMCHFLQSEAWQRQAENTIYRLTESSAGVAEQLQSTRLMAEDLIEAQSAALQAQKAILSNGEELRVTLRDSTQGLRSVFSELSSASREQQVALSELFNRVSFLQSFLLMETHSLSSCCYNAAALCTSFLITSTPRSSRARLVLLSLVCLNFYLERKIYQFVLSFDNPEHQHMEVLTVYVSALRRFMVCVGVCVLLVVCVRYRDPVQQSLQVLQQLRETQRSLQEALQHAENLGERRRTAEDDPLRVKVRTSGGSSDEIREQKKKGDAEEEGGKKRRGREGGHFGVSHHWRLRPIEPLALRLEQRQHPQQHRERLIIHPQERFPQRLSASESRQAASSLILSPSSVSPLLPAGVQHPGGGQTASLQPEEQKVGHSLTHPLHLCSHFSTGNIILLIFLFLSVFVNVNKMFLDLKQENMSK; encoded by the exons ATGGCAGCTCGTGCTGAcgcggtgctgctgctgctgctgagcggTTCGGTTCTGCTCGGACACTCCGCCGGTCCCGGACACTCCTTCTCCTCCTCGGCTCCGGATTCTGAGCGCGGCAGGATGGAGCTGCGGCGCGTGCGCACCCTCGCGGCTCAGTCCCGGTACGGAGAGTGTTGGGCGCGAGCTCTGGAGTACCTGGACGCAAGCTGCAGGGACTTGACGTCGGAGAGCCAGAGCCTGATCGCGCTGCGGTTCACCCACTGTCACCTGAGCAG CTCAGGCAGGGATTTCCCAGCATGCCCtgaggggtcagaggtcagcaggTGTACAGCTGGCATGGACACAGTGGCGTTTAACAGCTACACAGAGTTCTTCACACACACCCACTCCATGTGCCACTTCCTGCAGTCTGAGGCCTGGCAGCGCCAAGCAGAAAACACCATTTACAG GTTGACAGAGAGCTCGGCAGGTGTAGCCGAGCAACTTCAGTCCACCAGGCTGATGGCTGAGGACCTGATCGAGGCCCAGAGTGCTGCCTTGCAGGCGCAGAAGGCGATCCTGTCCAATGGCGAGGAGCTCAGAGTTACACTCAGAGACTCCACACAGG GTCTGCGGTCGGTGTTCTCAGAGCTCAGCAGCGCCTCGAGGGAGCAGCAGGTGGCGCTGTCCGAACTCTTCAACAGAGTTTCCTTCTTGCAGAGTTTCCTACTGATGGAGACTCACAgcctgagctcctgctgctaCAACGCTGCTGCCCTCTGCACCTCCTTCCTCATCACCTCCACTCCACGCTCCTCCAGAGCCAG gttgGTGTTGTTGAGTTTAGTATGTTTGAACTTCTACCTGGAGAGAAAGATCTACCAGTTTGTGCTGAGCTTTGATAATCCTGAGCACCAGCACATG GAGGTGCTCACTGTGTATGTGAGTGCATTGAGGCGGTTCATGGTGTGTGTTGGAGTGTGTGTTCTGCTGGTGGTGTGTGTGCGCTACAGGGACCCGGTGCAGCAGAGTCTGCAGGTGctgcagcagctcagagagacTCAGAGGAGCCTgcaggaggcgctgcagcatGCAG AGAATTTAGGGGAGCGACGGAGGACGGCAGAGGACGATCCGCTTCGTGTGAAGGTGAGAACATCAGGAGGCAGTTCAG ATGAGATCagagagcagaagaagaaaggagatgctgaggaggaaggaggaaagaagagaagaggaagagagggaggacaTTTCGGTGTATCCCACCACTGGCGGCTCAGACCCATCGAACCTCTCGCACTTCG GTTGGAGCAGCGACAGCATCCTCAGCAGCACCGGGAACGCCTCATCATCCACCCTCAGGAGCGGTTCCCACAACGCCTCAGTGCCTCAGAGTCCAGGCAGGCGGCCTCGTCGCTCATCCTCTCGCCTTCCTCAgtctcccccctcctccccgCTGGTGTACAGCATCCTGGTGGAGGACAAACAG CCTCGTTACAGCCTGAGGAGCAGAAGGTCGGACATTCACTGACTCATCCACTGCatttatgttctcatttttctaCTGGAAACataattttacttatttttttgtttttgtctgtttttgtaaatgtaaataaaatgtttttagatttaaaacaagaaaacatgtCAAAGTGA
- the LOC116335444 gene encoding uncharacterized protein LOC116335444 isoform X2, whose product MAARADAVLLLLLSGSVLLGHSAGPGHSFSSSAPDSERGRMELRRVRTLAAQSRYGECWARALEYLDASCRDLTSESQSLIALRFTHCHLSSSGRDFPACPEGSEVSRCTAGMDTVAFNSYTEFFTHTHSMCHFLQSEAWQRQAENTIYRLTESSAGVAEQLQSTRLMAEDLIEAQSAALQAQKAILSNGEELRVTLRDSTQGLRSVFSELSSASREQQVALSELFNRVSFLQSFLLMETHSLSSCCYNAAALCTSFLITSTPRSSRARLVLLSLVCLNFYLERKIYQFVLSFDNPEHQHMEVLTVYVSALRRFMVCVGVCVLLVVCVRYRDPVQQSLQVLQQLRETQRSLQEALQHAENLGERRRTAEDDPLRVKMRSESRRRKEMLRRKEERREEEEREDISVYPTTGGSDPSNLSHFGWSSDSILSSTGNASSSTLRSGSHNASVPQSPGRRPRRSSSRLPQSPPSSPLVYSILVEDKQPRYSLRSRRSDIH is encoded by the exons ATGGCAGCTCGTGCTGAcgcggtgctgctgctgctgctgagcggTTCGGTTCTGCTCGGACACTCCGCCGGTCCCGGACACTCCTTCTCCTCCTCGGCTCCGGATTCTGAGCGCGGCAGGATGGAGCTGCGGCGCGTGCGCACCCTCGCGGCTCAGTCCCGGTACGGAGAGTGTTGGGCGCGAGCTCTGGAGTACCTGGACGCAAGCTGCAGGGACTTGACGTCGGAGAGCCAGAGCCTGATCGCGCTGCGGTTCACCCACTGTCACCTGAGCAG CTCAGGCAGGGATTTCCCAGCATGCCCtgaggggtcagaggtcagcaggTGTACAGCTGGCATGGACACAGTGGCGTTTAACAGCTACACAGAGTTCTTCACACACACCCACTCCATGTGCCACTTCCTGCAGTCTGAGGCCTGGCAGCGCCAAGCAGAAAACACCATTTACAG GTTGACAGAGAGCTCGGCAGGTGTAGCCGAGCAACTTCAGTCCACCAGGCTGATGGCTGAGGACCTGATCGAGGCCCAGAGTGCTGCCTTGCAGGCGCAGAAGGCGATCCTGTCCAATGGCGAGGAGCTCAGAGTTACACTCAGAGACTCCACACAGG GTCTGCGGTCGGTGTTCTCAGAGCTCAGCAGCGCCTCGAGGGAGCAGCAGGTGGCGCTGTCCGAACTCTTCAACAGAGTTTCCTTCTTGCAGAGTTTCCTACTGATGGAGACTCACAgcctgagctcctgctgctaCAACGCTGCTGCCCTCTGCACCTCCTTCCTCATCACCTCCACTCCACGCTCCTCCAGAGCCAG gttgGTGTTGTTGAGTTTAGTATGTTTGAACTTCTACCTGGAGAGAAAGATCTACCAGTTTGTGCTGAGCTTTGATAATCCTGAGCACCAGCACATG GAGGTGCTCACTGTGTATGTGAGTGCATTGAGGCGGTTCATGGTGTGTGTTGGAGTGTGTGTTCTGCTGGTGGTGTGTGTGCGCTACAGGGACCCGGTGCAGCAGAGTCTGCAGGTGctgcagcagctcagagagacTCAGAGGAGCCTgcaggaggcgctgcagcatGCAG AGAATTTAGGGGAGCGACGGAGGACGGCAGAGGACGATCCGCTTCGTGTGAAG ATGAGATCagagagcagaagaagaaaggagatgctgaggaggaaggaggaaagaagagaagaggaagagagggaggacaTTTCGGTGTATCCCACCACTGGCGGCTCAGACCCATCGAACCTCTCGCACTTCG GTTGGAGCAGCGACAGCATCCTCAGCAGCACCGGGAACGCCTCATCATCCACCCTCAGGAGCGGTTCCCACAACGCCTCAGTGCCTCAGAGTCCAGGCAGGCGGCCTCGTCGCTCATCCTCTCGCCTTCCTCAgtctcccccctcctccccgCTGGTGTACAGCATCCTGGTGGAGGACAAACAG CCTCGTTACAGCCTGAGGAGCAGAAGGTCGGACATTCACTGA